A region from the Lycium barbarum isolate Lr01 chromosome 8, ASM1917538v2, whole genome shotgun sequence genome encodes:
- the LOC132606042 gene encoding uncharacterized protein LOC132606042 → MASVDPTIASTVAAADSAQKAWDALHIAYANKSQTRIFSLRDRLARLTKDSQPVTDYLQQIRSISDELSTAGAPVTNSELIVKVLSGLGPEFREISAAIRARDSTITYEALYEKLLDHELFLKHEESKKAPSPITAAAATFNRTDNNKAHRDTVSSACAPTESAPGTSPSSSPTNFVAPPSLNDPQSYPPLPARTVI, encoded by the exons ATGGCATCTGTTGATCCAACAATTGCTTCAACTGTTGCTGCCGCTGATTCAGCACAGAAAGCTTGGGATGCATTGCACATCGCATATGCGAACAAGTCCCAAACCAGAATTTTCAGTCTTCGCGATCGGCTTGCGAGACTCACAAAAGACTCCCAACCAGTCACTGATTATTTGCAGCAGATTCGATCTATTTCTGATGAACTATCTACTGCAGGTGCCCCGGTCACAAACTCTGAACTTATTGTTAAAGTCCTGAGTGGTTTAGGTCCAGAATTCCGTGAGATCTCAGCTGCAATCCGTGCTCGTGACTCCACTATCACGTATGAAGCACTCTATGAAAAGCTTCTTGATCATGAGCTTTTCCTTAAACATGAAGAGTCTAAGAAAGCTCCTAGCCCGATTACTGCTGCTGCTGCTACATTCAACAGGACTG ATAACAACAAAGCTCACAGAGATACAGTCTCCTCTGCCTGTGCTCCAACAGAATCTGCTCCAGGTACGTCTCCCTCTTCTTCCCCAACAAATTTTGTTGCTCCTCCTTCTCTCAATGATCCCCAATCCTATCCCCCGTTGCCAGCTCGAACAGTTATCTAA